In Sulfuriferula plumbiphila, the genomic window ACCGACGCGCTCAACTCCGGCTATGACGGCGTGATGCTGATGGGCTGCAAGCACGGCGACGAGTACCAGTGCCATTTCGTGAAAGGCTCCGAACTCGCCAATTACCGCATGAGCAAAATCGACGACACCTTGAAGGGTTTCAACCTGGAAACCGACCGGGTGCAGACCTACGAAGTGGCGATTACCGACATTGACCGCGTGCCGAAGCTGATCAACGACTTCGAGAAACGCATGTTCGAAATCGGCATGAGCCCGTTCAAGGGCTTTTAGGAGAACATCGCGATGAGTAATTCAAGCAGTCAGGCCGCCGCCCGGTACAACAATAACTTCCTCAAGGAAGTCGAGGCCATGGTGGAGGAGGGCAACTGGGTCAAGATGTGCATGCAGTGCGGCGTATGCTCCGGCTCCTGCCCTACCAATTTCCAGGCGGGATGGGATCATCCGCCGCAGGAAATCTTCATGATGATCCGTGCCGGCAAGCGCGAGGAAGTGCTGACCTCGCAATCCATGTGGATGTGCACCTCGTGCTACAACTGCATCGTGCGTTGCCCGCGCAAGCTGCCGATTACCCACATCATGCACGGACTTGCCAACTACGCGCACCGCCTGGGGATTGCTCCAAAAAACCAGCCCACCCGGCATTTTGCCAAGCTGTTCTGGAACAACTGCATCCAGACCGGCCGGGTGAATGAGCTGAAACTCTCCCTGGGTTTGTATTTCAGGGATGGTTTCAAACAGGGGATTATCAATGGCCTGGCGATGAAGGATGTCGGACTGGGTTTGTTGAAAGCCAAACGGCTCAACCCGTTTGAGCTGTTCAAGCCGCACGGCTGCAAGGATCAGAAAGGCATCCATGCCATGCTGAAAAAGGCGCATGAGATTGAAGAGCGCCGCAAGGCGATCAAAACGGCTTAAGGAGTATTGAAAATGGCCAAGAAAGAATACGCGTTTTACCCCGGCTGCTCGTCGCAGCGCGGTGCCTCGGCGTCCAACTACCTCAAGTCCGTGGACTCGATGTGCAAAACCCTCGATATCAAGCTCACCGAAATCCCCGACTGGAATTGCTGCAGCGCCTCCATCGGTTATGCCGAAGGCGGCGAGCTGCCGCGCCACGTGTTGAATGCGCGCAACTTCGCGCTGGCCGAGCAAAATCTGCCGGGCCAGGAAATTGTTGCGACCTGCGCTGCCTGCTGGCTGGGCGCGCGCGAGACCAAGGAGCGTCTGGACGCCTCATCGCAATTGATGGCGGACACCAACGAAGCACTCAAGGAAGCCGGTCTCCACTACAAGGGCGAGGCCGACATCCGCCACATGGTCGAAGTGTTGATCGAGGACTTCGGCTACGACGAACTGAAAAAACCGGTGGTTAAATCGCTGGAAGGCATCAAGTTCGCCGGTTATGTCGGCTGCCAGACCAACCGCCCGTTCGGCATTGACGGCGAATCCTTCGAAAACCCCATGTACCTGGACAAGCTGGTGGAAACCGTCGGTGGCGAAGCCCTCGCCAGCTACGACCAGAAAGTTACCTGCTGCGGCGGCGCGCTGGCTTTTTCCGAGCCGGACAAAGCCCAGGCGCAGATCAAGGACATTGTCGAGTCCGCCTACGACCACGGCGCTGAAATGATCGTCACGCCATGCCCGCTGTGCCAAGCCAACGTGGA contains:
- a CDS encoding 4Fe-4S dicluster domain-containing protein; the encoded protein is MSNSSSQAAARYNNNFLKEVEAMVEEGNWVKMCMQCGVCSGSCPTNFQAGWDHPPQEIFMMIRAGKREEVLTSQSMWMCTSCYNCIVRCPRKLPITHIMHGLANYAHRLGIAPKNQPTRHFAKLFWNNCIQTGRVNELKLSLGLYFRDGFKQGIINGLAMKDVGLGLLKAKRLNPFELFKPHGCKDQKGIHAMLKKAHEIEERRKAIKTA
- a CDS encoding CoB--CoM heterodisulfide reductase iron-sulfur subunit B family protein: MAKKEYAFYPGCSSQRGASASNYLKSVDSMCKTLDIKLTEIPDWNCCSASIGYAEGGELPRHVLNARNFALAEQNLPGQEIVATCAACWLGARETKERLDASSQLMADTNEALKEAGLHYKGEADIRHMVEVLIEDFGYDELKKPVVKSLEGIKFAGYVGCQTNRPFGIDGESFENPMYLDKLVETVGGEALASYDQKVTCCGGALAFSEPDKAQAQIKDIVESAYDHGAEMIVTPCPLCQANVEIYQGAINKKYGKKFNMPVMYYSQLMTVAYGGSAKDAGLDGQMIRATRLEEIAAKR